Proteins found in one Seonamhaeicola sp. S2-3 genomic segment:
- the rsxC gene encoding electron transport complex subunit RsxC, producing the protein MALFNFHKDTFKHGIHPPESKDETNGLPIRQFPFSPLIILPMAQHIGAPSQIIVREGQEVHRGQLLAKAGGYVSVPMHAPVSGIIKKIANVPTISGKMSPGIFIEAFPFSTQEVLEGNPIDPNTATPEEILQAIQDAGIVGLGGAAFPTHVKLKVPEGKKCDTLIINGIECEPYLTTDHRVMLEQEKDIFTGIRYLLKATGTKKVIIGIEANKQDAANHLKKHIPEDLPVTVKVLPVKYPQGAEKMLVTAVLGKEIPSGKLPIEVGVVVVNVATTAEIGRLLPHGQGIQERVITIAGPGVKKKGNYTIPIGTPLRFVLEQVGVDEEISEVYMGGPMMGVAVSNLDISIVKGTSGILVFTKKNVSRSPKIYPCIKCGACVDACPILLNPSKLGILAKFEAYNEMASDFNLMDCFECGSCTYVCPSHIPLVQYFRLAKRVVRKREAEKKEKVDA; encoded by the coding sequence ATGGCATTGTTCAATTTTCATAAAGACACATTTAAGCACGGTATTCATCCACCTGAGAGTAAAGACGAAACTAACGGCTTACCAATAAGGCAGTTTCCCTTTTCTCCACTAATTATTTTACCAATGGCGCAACATATTGGTGCGCCTTCACAAATAATTGTTCGGGAAGGACAAGAAGTACATAGAGGACAATTATTAGCAAAAGCTGGTGGTTACGTTTCTGTGCCTATGCATGCGCCAGTTTCAGGAATTATTAAGAAAATTGCAAATGTTCCAACAATTTCGGGTAAAATGTCTCCTGGTATTTTTATTGAAGCATTTCCGTTTTCAACACAAGAAGTTCTTGAAGGAAACCCCATTGACCCCAATACAGCAACACCCGAAGAAATTTTACAGGCAATTCAAGATGCCGGAATTGTAGGGTTGGGTGGTGCTGCATTTCCAACGCATGTGAAACTAAAAGTTCCAGAAGGAAAAAAATGTGATACTTTAATTATTAATGGTATTGAATGTGAACCTTATTTAACAACAGACCACCGTGTTATGTTAGAGCAGGAAAAAGACATTTTTACCGGTATTAGATATTTATTGAAAGCCACAGGAACTAAAAAAGTTATTATAGGAATTGAAGCCAACAAACAAGATGCCGCTAACCATTTAAAAAAACATATTCCTGAAGATTTACCTGTTACAGTAAAAGTGCTTCCTGTTAAATACCCCCAAGGCGCAGAAAAAATGTTAGTAACTGCTGTTTTAGGGAAAGAAATTCCATCAGGCAAACTTCCTATTGAAGTTGGTGTTGTTGTGGTTAATGTAGCAACCACTGCCGAAATAGGAAGATTACTACCTCATGGTCAAGGCATTCAAGAACGCGTTATTACCATTGCAGGACCAGGAGTTAAAAAGAAAGGAAATTATACTATTCCAATAGGCACACCTCTACGTTTTGTACTAGAACAAGTAGGTGTTGATGAAGAAATTAGCGAAGTTTATATGGGGGGTCCCATGATGGGAGTTGCTGTTTCAAACTTAGATATTTCAATAGTAAAAGGTACTTCAGGTATTCTTGTCTTTACAAAAAAGAATGTAAGTAGATCACCTAAAATATATCCTTGTATTAAATGTGGCGCTTGTGTAGATGCATGTCCTATTTTATTAAATCCATCAAAACTAGGTATCCTAGCAAAATTTGAAGCTTATAATGAAATGGCTTCAGATTTTAATTTAATGGATTGTTTTGAATGTGGCTCATGTACGTACGTGTGTCCATCTCATATACCACTGGTACAGTATTTTAGATTAGCCAAACGCGTTGTAAGAAAGCGTGAAGCAGAAAAAAAAGAGAAAGTAGATGCTTAA